The following coding sequences are from one Cenarchaeum symbiosum A window:
- a CDS encoding phosphoribosylaminoimidazole-succinocarboxamide (SAICAR) synthase (COG0152): protein MRFLTSGKVKDIYELEGGRLLFRFSDRVSAYDVKFHEEIPRKGEVLCKFAEYWFRRLPIPSHFVERRADTEIIVNKMEMLPIECIVRGYYYGSMAARVEKGEISMAGGPPPLASRLPEPFFDPTTKSEHDLPVDRKSAVSEGLVTEKEYDWLSAKSIEVYNAMSVAAEAAGFVLADVKLEFGRLGGSITLGDSIGPDECRLWPAEQYSPGAIQEAFDKQILRDWLDGAGYKKRFDEERAAGRPPRPPAIPGEIIERMTARYISAYERIAGRPL, encoded by the coding sequence TTGAGGTTCCTAACGTCAGGCAAGGTAAAGGACATCTATGAGCTGGAAGGGGGTAGGCTGCTCTTCCGGTTCAGCGACCGCGTATCCGCATACGATGTCAAATTCCACGAAGAGATCCCCCGCAAGGGCGAGGTGCTCTGCAAGTTTGCCGAGTACTGGTTCAGGAGGCTCCCCATCCCGAGCCACTTTGTCGAGAGGCGCGCGGATACCGAGATTATAGTGAATAAAATGGAGATGCTCCCCATCGAGTGTATCGTCCGGGGGTATTATTACGGCAGCATGGCAGCCCGGGTGGAAAAGGGGGAGATCAGCATGGCTGGGGGGCCTCCGCCCCTGGCGTCCCGGCTCCCGGAGCCGTTCTTTGATCCCACCACAAAGTCCGAGCACGACCTTCCAGTGGATAGAAAATCAGCGGTATCTGAAGGCCTGGTAACGGAAAAAGAGTACGACTGGCTCTCTGCAAAGTCCATCGAGGTGTACAATGCAATGTCGGTCGCGGCAGAAGCCGCGGGATTCGTGCTGGCAGACGTAAAACTCGAATTTGGCAGGCTTGGCGGCAGCATAACCCTCGGCGACTCTATTGGCCCTGACGAGTGCAGGCTGTGGCCCGCAGAACAGTACAGTCCGGGAGCCATCCAGGAGGCCTTTGACAAGCAGATCCTCCGCGACTGGCTGGATGGGGCAGGATACAAGAAAAGATTTGACGAGGAGCGGGCCGCAGGAAGGCCCCCCCGTCCGCCTGCCATACCTGGCGAGATTATAGAGCGGATGACCGCGCGGTACATCTCTGCATACGAAAGGATTGCCGGCAGGCCCCTCTGA
- a CDS encoding uncharacterized protein conserved in bacteria (COG2343): MEIVLLEHHRIQIMKAVWNGVVLAESDDTVVIEGNHYFPADSVKKEFLVESGFTSFCGWKGTASYYSVTANGKTNSDCAWYYPEPNDAAAKIRGHVAFWKGVEMED; encoded by the coding sequence ATGGAAATTGTTTTATTGGAGCACCATCGCATACAAATCATGAAGGCGGTATGGAACGGAGTCGTGCTCGCAGAGAGCGATGATACCGTGGTTATAGAGGGGAACCACTACTTTCCGGCGGACTCTGTAAAAAAAGAGTTCCTGGTGGAGAGCGGCTTTACGTCGTTTTGCGGCTGGAAGGGCACCGCCAGCTATTATTCTGTGACGGCAAACGGCAAGACCAACAGCGACTGTGCATGGTACTATCCGGAGCCCAATGATGCGGCGGCCAAGATCAGGGGCCACGTGGCGTTCTGGAAGGGCGTCGAGATGGAAGACTAG
- a CDS encoding DNA modification methylase (COG0863), which translates to MDCIRFLEGIGDKTVDLAVVDPPYNLKVDKWDTFESQEDFLKFTFAWMDCLVPKLKETAGLYVFNTPFNSAYMLQHLVEQGLMFQNWITWDKRDGMSYTKKRYANGQETILFFTKSGKYTFNHDDIRVPYESVQRIEHAKTRGILKNGKRWYPNSRGRMCGEIWHMSSERHKVKVNGKVQRLPHKTVKPLDMIKRIITASSNEGDLVIDCFAGSGTTALACKQLNRNFIGCDSNEQYVLSARRRIRTGVIHI; encoded by the coding sequence ATGGACTGCATCAGGTTCCTGGAAGGCATAGGGGACAAAACGGTCGACCTGGCCGTAGTCGACCCGCCATACAACCTCAAGGTGGACAAGTGGGACACCTTCGAGTCCCAGGAAGATTTTCTCAAGTTTACCTTTGCGTGGATGGACTGCCTTGTCCCAAAGCTGAAAGAGACCGCCGGCCTGTATGTGTTCAACACCCCCTTCAACTCCGCATACATGCTCCAGCACCTGGTAGAACAGGGATTGATGTTCCAGAACTGGATTACCTGGGACAAAAGGGACGGCATGTCATATACAAAAAAGCGGTATGCCAACGGCCAGGAGACCATCCTGTTTTTTACCAAGAGTGGCAAGTATACGTTCAACCATGATGACATACGCGTGCCCTACGAGTCTGTTCAGCGGATAGAGCACGCAAAGACACGGGGCATATTGAAAAACGGCAAGAGATGGTATCCCAATTCCAGGGGCAGGATGTGCGGGGAGATTTGGCACATGAGTAGTGAGCGCCACAAGGTCAAGGTCAACGGAAAAGTGCAGAGGCTCCCCCACAAGACGGTAAAACCGCTGGACATGATTAAGCGCATAATCACTGCCAGCAGTAATGAGGGCGACTTGGTAATTGACTGCTTTGCGGGATCCGGCACAACAGCGCTCGCGTGCAAGCAGCTGAATAGGAATTTCATCGGGTGTGACAGCAACGAGCAGTACGTTCTGTCTGCACGCAGGCGCATACGGACCGGTGTTATTCACATATGA
- a CDS encoding DNA modification methylase (COG0863), whose translation MNTVYIGYQNHIRLCEAHVSIFYRPGWLGLMSISKSRARIRLDTDRVYYKDSRMMTEIPDNSINCVITSPPYFSINDYSLDGYQRKRHSGNKAAQLGNIKKFETYIGELLKVWSECERVLRPNGKLIINAPLMPMLKRVYNTHFNRHIFNIHSEIQRSILDDTGLFLLDVYIWNRTNPSKKPMFGSYPYPSNFYAQNTIEFIAVYVKDGKSDNNISKTRKRRSRLTQKEWVEYTKQVWDIPMPNKGDSAFGKHPAIMPEEIPRRCIRLFTFEGDVVLDPFSGSGTTLKMAKKLNRKYIGYEIMKSYKGHITEKLGEADDE comes from the coding sequence ATGAATACGGTATATATAGGATATCAGAACCATATTCGTCTATGCGAGGCGCATGTTAGCATATTTTATCGCCCGGGTTGGCTCGGACTGATGAGCATATCCAAGAGCAGGGCCAGGATTAGGCTTGATACTGATCGCGTGTACTACAAGGATTCTCGAATGATGACGGAGATACCCGACAATTCCATAAACTGTGTGATTACCAGCCCCCCGTATTTTTCCATAAACGATTATTCATTGGATGGATACCAGCGGAAGAGGCATTCAGGGAATAAGGCTGCCCAGTTAGGCAACATCAAAAAATTTGAAACATACATAGGCGAATTGCTCAAGGTGTGGAGCGAGTGCGAGAGGGTCTTGCGCCCCAATGGAAAACTCATCATCAATGCTCCGCTGATGCCCATGCTCAAAAGGGTATACAATACGCATTTTAACCGGCACATATTCAACATACACTCGGAGATACAGAGGTCTATACTGGATGATACCGGCCTGTTCCTGCTCGACGTATACATCTGGAACCGTACAAACCCATCCAAAAAACCGATGTTCGGCAGCTATCCATACCCGAGCAATTTCTATGCCCAGAATACGATAGAGTTCATTGCCGTCTACGTAAAGGACGGCAAGTCTGACAACAACATATCAAAAACGCGCAAGAGACGGAGCCGGCTGACCCAGAAGGAATGGGTGGAGTATACCAAACAGGTGTGGGACATACCCATGCCCAACAAGGGGGACAGCGCGTTCGGCAAGCATCCCGCAATAATGCCGGAAGAGATACCGCGCAGATGCATCCGCCTGTTTACGTTTGAGGGGGATGTCGTACTCGACCCGTTCTCCGGTTCGGGTACCACGCTAAAGATGGCCAAAAAACTCAACCGAAAGTACATAGGCTATGAGATAATGAAGTCGTACAAGGGCCATATAACGGAAAAATTGGGAGAGGCGGATGACGAATAA